From the genome of Populus alba chromosome 10, ASM523922v2, whole genome shotgun sequence, one region includes:
- the LOC118057365 gene encoding pumilio homolog 24, producing MAAKKQDSNNKSKKRKQNPDAKTNTNSSFSKRPKLVSSKPENKQEKKPFKPFKKQNFGKLKSQSGEEKNTPLSKRERRLHAKELTEARKKRRKQHYTLEQELARLWEKMRQRNIVKEERSKIIAEAILKMKGKIPEIASSHVSSRVLQTCVKYCTQAERDTVFDELKPHFLTFATNKYAIHLVMKMLDNASKKQLAEFISSLRGHAASLLRHTVGSVVIEHAYQLGNATQKQELLMELYSTELQLFKDLSSMKESRLPDVILKLNLQKGSVLRHMASVIQPILEKGIVDHSIIHRVLIEYLSIAGKTSAAEIIQQLSGPLLVRMIHTRDGSRVGILCVKHGSAKERKKIVKGLKGTVGKTAHFQYGSLVLACIVSTIDDTKLVTKTVIRELQSILKELVLDKNGRRPLLQLLNPNCTRYFSPDEMASLSLSISSLNSMGELEVNSETKSLKDEESSDKDNNGREVTMAKPDGSTSPETLQLIEGGKKDPSIRRQELLVGSGLAEGLIDICIENAEELLRSNFGKEVLFEVATGGSGGILRETLGDKMNTLHEAIASLAAESKFEESDKDHVLENFHSSRTIRKLVMESSMFATTLWKKALKGKCEQWTQGHSSKVICAFLESSDSKISKLAKEELQPLIDSGILKLPEKKQPANK from the exons ATGGCGGCGAAGAAACAAGACAgtaacaacaaatcaaagaagagaaaGCAAAACCCAGATGCTAAGACAAATACAAATAGCTCATTTTCTAAAAGACCGAAGCTTGTCAGCTCAAAACCTGAaaacaagcaagaaaagaagCCTTTCAAGCCATTTAAGAAGCAGAATTTTGGCAAATTGAAGTCGCAATCTGGTGAAGAGAAGAACACCCCTTTATCAAAAAGGGAGCGTAGGCTACATGCAAAG GAATTGACGGAGGctaggaagaagagaaggaagcaACATTACACTCTTGAACAA GAGCTTGCACGTCTTTGGGAAAAGATGAGGCAGCGTAATATTGTCAAAGAAGAGAGATCCaa gATTATTGCTGAAGCTATACTAAAGATGAAGGGGAAGATTCCGGAAATTGCAAGCTCCCATGTTTCGTCTCGTGTTCTGCAG acTTGTGTGAAGTATTGTACACAAGCTGAAAGGGATACCGTATTTGACGAGCTCAAGCCACATTTTCTGACCTTTGCGACCAACAAGTATGCAATTCATCTTGTGATGAAAATGCTAGATAATG CTTCTAAAAAACAGCTAGCAGAGTTCATCAGCTCCCTCCGTGGGCATGCTGCTTCTCTTCTTCGACACACTGTTGGATCTGTTG TTATCGAGCATGCATACCAGCTGGGAAATGCAACTCAAAAACAAGAGCTTCTGATGGAGTTGTATTCCACTGAACTTCAATTGTTCAAGGATCTTTCATCAATGAAAGAAAGCAG GTTACCAGATGTTATCTTGAAGCTGAACCTACAGAAAGGTTCAGTCTTACGACACATGGCTTCTGTCATTCAACCAATTCTGGAGAAAGGAATTGTTGATCACTCTATTATACACAGGGTGCTAATAGAGTACCTCAGCATAGCTGGCAAG ACCTCAGCAGCAGAAATAATTCAACAATTGTCAGGCCCACTTCTTGTTCGAATGATCCATACAAGGGATGGATCTCGGGTTGGGATACTGTGTGTCAAACATGGGAGTGCTAAG GAGCGAAAGAAGATTGTCAAAGGACTGAAAGGCACAGTAGGCAAAACAGCTCATTTTCAATATGGAAGTTTG GTACTTGCCTGCATTGTCTCAACTATTGACGACACAAAGCTCGTAACAAAG ACTGTCATTCGCGAGCTTCAGTCGATCTTAAAGGAGCTTGTTTTGGATAAG AATGGAAGACGTCCTTTGTTGCAGTTGCTTAATCCAAATTGTACACGATATTTCAGTCCTGATGAAATGGCTTCTCTTAGCCTATCTATTTCCTCTCTCAATTCCATG GGTGAGTTGGAAGTAAATTCTGAAACTAAGTCTTTAAAGGACGAGGAATCTAGTGACAAGGACAACAATGGGAGAGAAGTTACAATGGCAAAGCCTGATGGAAGTACAAGCCCTGAAACTCTTCAACTCATTGAGGGTGGCAAAAAAGATCCTTCTATTAGAAGGCAAGAGCTGTTGGTGGGCAGTGGCCTTGCTGAG GGCCTCATTGACATATGTATTGAGAATGCAGAAGAGTTGCTAAGATCAAATTTTGGTAAAGAAGTCTTATTTGAG GTTGCAACTGGGGGTTCTGGTGGTATTCTTCGAGAAACTTTGGGTGACAAGATGAACACCTTGCATGAAGCTATAGCATCTCTTGCAGCAGAATCTAAATTTGAGGAATCAGACAAGGATCATGTCCTTGAAAATTTCCACTCCAGTCGGACCATTAGGAAATTAGTTATGGAAAGCTCCATGTTTGCCACCACTCTATGGAAGAAAGCTTTGAAAGGAAAGTGTGAGCAGTGGACACAAGGTCACAG TTCTAAGGTAATATGTGCATTCTTGGAATCGTCGGACTCCAAGATCAGTAAACTAGCCAAGGAAGAATTGCAGCCCTTAATAGACAGCGGTATTCTCAAATTACCTGAAAAGAAGCAACCAGCAAACAAATGA
- the LOC118057366 gene encoding uncharacterized protein yields the protein MGLELETKKSQLVFEICSLSALLVSCVHRHHSSSCDPVESHFIDWYRILGVEENAGLEVIKKRYHKLALQLHPDKNNHPKADIAFKLVLEAYSYLSDNIKRRDFNLERSKNFCIVCNRIPYAFSNSLSKPHASKVVEELKSANRTRLLRNRVKEMKQRFKEEIKVMENCLRANRLSRKETPLFKPSENYQFQSNTRCVSQKAESPVFDPSNYLFTGYPHIRNQIYKKPENFSDLKRRDILNKYGGHGEGKSYNDFPVFEMRSDGGMLKESAACVYS from the exons ATGGGGCTAGAATTAGAAACCAAGAAATCCCAGTTAGTGTTTGAGATTTGTTCTCTGTCAGCCCTATTGGTTTCCTGTGTTCATAGGCATCATAGTAGTAGCTGTGATCCTGTAGAATCGCATTTTATTGATTGGTATCGCATTCTGGGA GTAGAGGAAAATGCAGGCTTAGAAGTTATAAAGAAGAGGTATCATAAACTTG CTTTGCAACTTCACCCAGACAAGAACAACCATCCTAAAGCTGACATTGCCTTCAAGCTTGTCTTGGAG GCTTATTCATATCTCTCAGATAATATAAAGAGAAGAGACTTCAACTTGGAGAGAAGCAAGAACTTCTGCATTGTGTGCAACAGAATTCCATACGCATTTTCCAACAGTTTGAGCAAACCACATGCATCGAAAGTTGTCGAGGAATTGAAATCTGCAAATCGCACAAGATTGCTTCGAAATcgggtaaaagaaatgaaacaaaGATTCAAAGAGGAAATCAAGGTGATGGAGAACTGTTTGAGGGCTAATAGATTGTCAAGGAAAGAAACACCTCTTTTCAAACCATCAGAGAATTACCAATTCCAAAGCAACACTCGTTGTGTGTCACAGAAGGCCGAGTCCCCGGTTTTTGATCCATCAAACTATCTTTTCACAGGCTATCCTCACATTAGGAATCAGATTTACAAGAAACCCGAGAACTTTTCAGACTTGAAGAGGAGAGATATATTGAACAAGTACGGTGGCCATGGAGAAGGAAAATCATATAATGATTTCCCAGTTTTTGAGATGAGATCAGATGGAGGAATGCTCAAGGAATCTGCTGCTTGTGTTTATTCATAA